The Bos indicus x Bos taurus breed Angus x Brahman F1 hybrid chromosome 11, Bos_hybrid_MaternalHap_v2.0, whole genome shotgun sequence sequence agtaacttttaaagattttattggtTTATTCAGTGGTTCATGAATTGGGCAGCATCTCATTTAGCAGAGAGAAAGGAGCTTTGAGGGGCTATACCAAATGAAAGACTTGAGGCAGAAGGAAACAGGGAAAGGAAGTTGTATTAGCTGGAAGTGGGTTAGTTATGGAAAAGTCACTTTCCTTTAGGAGATTGCAGGGTCTTTCAGGCAGATTACCTCACTCATGATGACCAGGTGATTTCTGACTCAGTAGTTTTAAGATTCTGTTTTTGGGAGAAGCCAAAACTGTAATTAATTTTTGGTTTGGTGACACAGGACTTAGCATAAGTGACTCCCATTTTGTGtttgttgtcttgtttttaataCTATCaactataaaatatgaaaattgtaTGCACTAGCAGGTGTTCATACTTAGAGATCTTCAAATGATAATTTTTAGTTGAATATTTGCTTATGTTGGTTAGGATTCACACATTTTACCTGGATTTATAGTTTTGTCGTCTTTTCTCCTAAGAACTCAGTGGTTCAATAGCACCCCCAGATGTCAAGTTAAACCTTGGTGGAGATTTTATCAAAGAATCTACAGCCACAACATTTCTGAGACAAAGAGGATATGGCTGGCTTTTGGAAGTCGAAGATGATGACCCTGAAGATAACAAGCCACTCCTGtatgtaaaaataatatgtattttttggaTTCTAGAGCTGGTCTGtgaaatgattatattctttcataTTATTTAAGACAGGTATGGAAAACCTTAACCTTTTTGGTCAAAAGTTTTAGCTGTTTTCAGTTTTGCTAGTacatttgacccttgaacaactgaGGTTTGAACTGTGTAGATCTACTTACACGTGGATTATTTTCAGCACTTGTATTGGAAAATTTTTTTGAGATTTGCAATAGTGCAAAAAAAACTCGCAGGTGAACTGTGTAGCCTAGAAATatcatgaatgcataaaatatagATGTGCAGAATATGTGTTAATCAACTTTTTATGTAATTGCTAAGTCTTCTGGTCAACAGTAGGCTATTAGCAGTTAAGTTTTGGGGGAGTCAAAATTATACCTGTATCTTTGATGGAGGGTGGCACCCATAATCCCCACATTGTTCAAGGTCACCTGCAATTAGTAAAACtggaataatgaaataatattctgAACTCATTGAAAGTTAAGTTTAAGACAAATTAAGAATTCCCAAAAGATTACCTCTCCAAACTCTCTCCCATATAGCAATTCTCAAGCTATCCCTGGGAGGACTACAGGGATACTTTGACCTTCTTCATAGTACTTGAAGATTTTTAAGCGATTATGTATcccttgagcttcccaggtggcgctagtagtaaagaactcgcctgccagttgcaggagacgtaagagacattcggtccctaggttgggaagatcctctggaggacggcatggcaacgcactccggttttcttgcctggagaatccccgtggacagaggagcctggcgggctatagtccatagggtcgcagagtcagacacgactgaagcaacttagcactcgtAAATAATCAATAGCATGCACACGTATCACTTGGGGGGAAAAGTGAAGAATTTAACAGTTTGGAAAgaagaacctgctgctgctgctgctaagttgcttcagtcgtgtccgactctgtgcgaccccacagatggcagcccaccaggctcctctatccctggggttctccaggcaagaacactggagtggtttgccatttccctctccaatgcgtgcatgcgtgccaagttgcttcagttgtgtccgactctgtgcgaccctttggacagcagcccaccaggctcctctgcccacgggattctcttgacaagaatactggagtgggttgccatttccttctcccctaaGAAGAACCTATAGCATTGTAAAATCAAGGCATTACCAAGTTATTCTCGGTAGTAATTATTGGTAGATCAAGTACTAAAAACGTCTGTTTCTCAATGTTAATATACTGAATTTCATCAAATCTAAGATGTTATAGATTATAAGATGcagttattttacatttattaataaaagagaaaaagtggcTAAGACAGCATAAAGCTAGAACATTAAAGGGCTATCTTATCTCCTTAGTGTAAGGATAAATGAGAAATGATCAACCATGCAAAAAGAGAAACCAAGGAAGTTTGCTTGTCTGTTTGGCACTGGGTGAAGTGTTGGAAGAAAAATTCCTATGAGAATATAGACTTGCAGTCTATGGTCCCAAAAATTCTCAAgagaagaattttatttaaagtctCAAATTGGTAGTGCCTCCAGGAGACTGGCAAAAGGAAAAGCAGATCTTGGAAGCACTTGCCTCATGCCAGACTGACAACAGTTGTTAAGACACCAGCTATTGTGAGATGTATCCCAACTTTAGAGATGTTGAAAATGTACATCTTGGAAATGTACTTCAAATGCAAATGTTTTGTTGACCTGTGGAGACTACTgttatatttaaacttttctttaaagtTGTTAAGACAACAGTTGTTAAGACACCAGCTATTGTGAGATGTATCCCAACTTTAGAGATGTTGAAAATGTACATCTTGGAAATGTGCTTCAAATGCAAATGTTTTGTTGACCTGTGGAGACTACTgttatatttaaacttttcttaAATTCTAATACAACTGGCTCAATATTCAAAAGTATGTGCCTTCtaagaattcttattttaaaattatagggaAGAATTGGATATTGATCTAAAGGATATTTACTACAAAATTCGATGCGTTTTGATGCCAATGCCATCACTTGGTTTTAATAGACAAGTGGTGAGAGACAATCCTGACTTCTGGGGTCCTCTGGctgttgttcttttcttttccatgatatCATTATATGGACAGTTTAGGGTAAGTACATCTTCCTTTACACAAATTCTAAATAgtttaagagttttaaaatttaaaataacaaatattaactgTAGTACTTCATTATGTTTGAAAAATGCTTTAGCTTTACCCATTATTTCTCACTTTTCCATCCCTACAACTGTTCTTAAATAAGTGGGAGGTTCCTTGGATTAATGGCTTCCAAACTATTGTACATCATCATTCACAAGAAAAGTATTAGTATTTGTATGGCAAGTGGGTAAGTGGTAGGGACTGTTCCCAGCTGCCCATGCCCTTTTTGGTTTTCCATAAGAATAAATAATTGGAAACAACAATACTcatatttttaccttttattcatttttagttctgtttttaaaataaactttttaatgatgacagGAATTCCATCAAGTATTTGTTTTTACATAATACTATGTCCCATTCTCAGAGGCCTTATCTGTATCATCAAAACACAGCATATACACATCACTCTCTCATCTTTAGTGTAAGGCTTTAGGGgagtaaaaaataattctttatcaCAGAgtgttttggaaataaattagtttccttttgttctataaaacatttctgtaagtttagtgacttaaaacaatgaaGATTTATTCTTTGACAGTTCTCGAAGTCAGAAATCCAAGTTGAGTGTTAAAGGGCTAGAATCAAAATGTCAGCAGGCTGGTTCCTCTGGGTGCTCCAGCACAGTCTGTTGCTTGTCTCTTTCCAAGTCAGAGGCTGCAACATTGCTTGACTTCTGGTTGCATCACTGTACTCTCCATTGTCACATTGTCTTCTCTACTGTAGTCAGATATCCTTCTGCCTCCTTTCCTAAAGGACATTTGTGATTAAATTTGCACTTACTTGATAATTCAGAGTATTCTCTCCATAGCAAAATCCTTAATGTTATATAATACTAGTCCTATTAATATTTACCTTGGATCAATTTACATCAAGTATTCTGTTGCAGACAAGGACCATTGAAGAAGTTGAATAGGGGTTCTGGTCTCTTGCCTACCACCAACCCTTCATGCAGAACATCTCTAAGTGAATTTTATCTATATAATCTttcatttgaatgcagggttctaaggctaaaaacagaaaattcttaaCTCCATAGAATGTTTCTTAATTtgaatttgttaaatattttctcatgctgGATTGATGTAATACCTTTTTGGCAAGAATATCAAACAAGTGACATTGTGCCCTTCTCTACATACTATTAGGCATTACATGATACTGATATGTCTTATTCCTAGTGCTATTATTGTTGATCACTTGGTAAGGCAAGGGGGTAGTATCTGTCTAATTCCTCCACTGTAAAGTtgctatttttccctttttaatacAATAAATACCTTGTGGAGATACTTTGTGACTATGCAAGCACTCTCTCATCAAATTTTAGCCCACTAATTTTAGCATCTATTGATGGACCTTTCTTTCAATAATTATTACTATATTGTTTACTGAAtatgattttccttctttcttccccatGTATTAATTAGTATTCTCTTTGGAACAGCTATTCTTTCTTTGTCATTACTTACTTATCTTTGTTAGTATagacagatatttattttactttgtggactgtcagttcaattcagttcagttcagttgctcagtcgtgtccgactctttgcgaccccatgaatcgcagcatgccaggcctccctgtccatcaccaactcccggagttcactcaaacttaagcttatcaagttggtgatgccatccaggcatctcttcctctgttgtccccttctcctcctgcccccaatccctcccagcttcagagtcttttccaatgagtcaactgtttgtgtgaggtggccaaagtactggagtttcagctttagcatcattccttccaaagaaatcccagggctgatctccttcagaatggactggttggatctccctgcagtccaagggactctcaagagtcttctccaacaccacagttcaaaagcatcaattcttccgcgctcagctttcttcacagtccaactctcacatccatacatgaccactggaaaaaccatagacttgactagatggacctttattggcaaagtaatgtctctgcttttgaatatgctatgtaggttagtcataactttccttccaaggagtaagcgtcttttaatttcatggctgcagtcaccatctgcagtgattttggagccccaaaaaataaagtcagtcactgtgtccccatctatttgccgtgaagtgatgggaccagatgccatgatcttagttttctaaatgttgagcttaaagccaactttttaactctcctctttcactttcatcaagaggcttttttttagttcctcttcactttctgccatgagggtgggttcatctgcatatctgaggttattcatatttctcccggcaatcttgattctagcttgtgcttcttccagcccagcatttctcatgatgtactctgcatagaagttaaataagcagggtgacaatatacagccttgacgtactccttttcctatttggaaccagtcagttgttccatgtccagttctaactgtggcttcctgacctgcatataggtttctcaagaggcaggtcaggtggtctggtattcccatctcttttagaattttccacagtttatcatgatccacacagtcaaaggctttggcatagtcaataaagcagaaatagatgtttctctggaattctcttgctttttcaatgatccagcggatgttggcaatttgatctctggttcctctgccttttctaaaaccagcttgaacatctggaaattcacggttcacatattgctgaagcctggcttggagaaatttgagcattactttactagcgtgtgagatgagtgcagttgtacgtttgagcattctttggcattgcctttctttgggattggaatgaaaactgaccttttccagtcctgtggccactgctgagttttccaaatgtgctggcatattgagtgcagcactttcacagcatcatctttcaggatttgaaatagctcaactggaattccattacctccactggctttgttcgtagtgatgctttctaaggcccacttgacttcacattccagcatgtctagatcacaccatcgtaattatcttggtcgttaagatcttttttgtacagttctctgtgtattcttgccaactcttgatatcttctgcttctgttaggtccataccatttctgtccttcatcaagtccatctttgcatgaaatgttctgttggtatctctcattttcttgaagagatctctagtctttcccattctgttgttttcctctatgtctttgcattgatcactgaggaaggctttcttacctctctttgctattctttggaactctacattcagatgcttatatctttccttttctcctttgtttttcgcttctcttcttttcatagctatttgtaaggcctccccagacagccattttgcttttctgcatttcttttccctggggatggtcttgatcattgtctcctatacaatgtcatgaacctccatccatagttcatcaggcactctaggtatgacctaaatcaaatcccttatgattatggaCTATAATCCAGtataatcatatattttattgCTTAGATTGTTGCAGTTTTAGCTATTGGAAGCTCCTTCAGGTTAGCTTTGGTATCCTTTTGACATATTCCCATCCTTTTTTGAGTGCTTCCTTTCTTCTTGATTCCACAGTGCATTCTGGACTCATCTTTCATTTTCCCTGTCCCAGCCCTGGAATCAGTCATTTCCCTAGGGAGTCCTAGTTCCTTTTACAGGGGAATATTTAGAAACCAGTAAGTatctgggtttcccagatggcattagtggtaaagaatccacctgccagtgcaggagatgtaagagatgtgggttcaatccctgtgtcgaaaatatcccctggaaaaggaaatggcaactcatgtctggaaaatccaatgggcagtagagcctggtgggctacaattccatggggtcgcaaagaatctgacatggcTAAGGACACACATCACGCACCATAACTGGGCAGTTAGTCTTCTTTACGTTGCTACGCAGTATCTTTATTTCTAGACCTTCTCAAGCAGACAGAACTTggaaatatatgcatgtatcatTATTATGTCAAGTCTCAAGAGTTAAAATTGTCTGAAGTGTTGTCCACATTCTATTACTTGGATAAATGTGTGATTAATGTAAATTTTAGAGACCTCCTGAGGTTAGTAACTTGTTTCACGGATAAATTTATCATGTAGAATGCTATAAAGCAGGAGCTGAGAGTCAACACTTTGCTGTCGTTTTGCAGTCATCTTTTATCATAGATGTTAAAATACTGAGGTTTCCTTAAGCAACTGATCATTGCCAAATTTTCAGTTTGGATgtaaaattatattacatattatattctTATTAGGTTTTCAGAAAATACCTGGGAACCCAAACTTCCTATGACCTAAAGTCAGTGATACCAAAATACCTTATGTGGTAGAGAATTGAACTCATGGGAAATTTTCAGCTTATTTGGTAACACAGATATTAATTgcatgaatttttttctcttaaggtgGTTTCATGGATTATAACCATTTGGATATTTGGTTCACTAACGATTTTCTTACTGGCTAGAGTTCTTGGTGGAGAAGTAAGTAGTTAATTTTGAAAATAGTCTCTGTTTTTTATGGTAAGCTTTATTGTTGATATTGCAGATACTATTAGTAACTATGTTCATTGTAATTGTTTGTTGCCCCAGAACTGCTTTTAATTTATGCTACTTCTTTCAAGGTGACCTATATATTAGTATTACGCATGCTCTAAATGTtatgagaaagaggaaagaaaaaatcctATCATTTATAAATAACTTAGAGCTTTATAGGGATACATACAATTTATTCTCTGTTTAGTCCTCAAACTTTTGGTCTCAGGTCCATAgagcttattgccaaattcagacttaaactgaagaaagtagagaaaatcactagaccatacaggtatgccctaaatcagatcccttacgattatacggtggaagtgagaaatagatttaagggactatatctgaaagacagagtgcctgatgaactatggacggagattcgtgacattgttcaggagacagggatcaaaacctttcccaagaaaaagaaatgcaaaaaagcaaaatggctgtctgagaagctcctacaaatagctgtgaaaagaagaaaaacaaaaaggaaagatatacccatttgaatgcagagttccaaagaatagcaaggagagataagaaagccttccggtgatcaatgcaaagaattagaggaaaataatagaatgggaaagactagatctcttcaagaaaattagagataccaagggaaaatttcatacaaagatgagctcaataaatgacagaaatggtatggacctaacagaagcagaagatactgagaagaggtggcaagaatacacagaaaaactgaacaaaaaggatcttcacgacccagaaaatcatgatggtgtgatcactcacctagagccagacatcctggaatgtgaagtcaagtgggccttaggaagcatcactaggagcaaagctagtagaggtgatgttattccagttgatctatttcaaatcctaaaagatgatgctgtgaaagtgctgcactcaatatgccagcaaatttgga is a genomic window containing:
- the YIPF4 gene encoding protein YIPF4; this encodes MQPPGPPPAYTPTNGDFTFVSSADAEELSGSIAPPDVKLNLGGDFIKESTATTFLRQRGYGWLLEVEDDDPEDNKPLLEELDIDLKDIYYKIRCVLMPMPSLGFNRQVVRDNPDFWGPLAVVLFFSMISLYGQFRVVSWIITIWIFGSLTIFLLARVLGGEVAYGQVLGVIGYSLLPLIVIAPILLVVGSFEVVSTLIKLFGVFWAAYSAASLLVGEEFKTKKPLLIYPIFLLYIYFLSLYTGV